The Halobaculum magnesiiphilum genome contains the following window.
CGCGGCCGGCGATGACATCGAACCCGAGTCGGAGACGGTTCCCGACGAGGAGGTGCTCGACGCGCTGTTCGCGACGATCGAGGACCGCAAGGAGCGCCTCCCCGAGGGCTCCTACACCGCCTCGCTGTTCACCCACGAGAAAGGCGAGAACGCGGTGCTGGAGAAGATCGGCGAGGAGGCGACCGAGACCATCCTCGCGGCCAAGGACGACGACCTCGAGGAGCTGACCGCCGAATCGGCCGACCTCGTCTACCACCTCCTCGTGCTGTTCGCGCGAAAGGACCTCGACGTGGCGGACCTGCGGGCGGAGCTGCGCGACCGCTTTTGAGGCGTGACTCCCGATCGTGGGCGACCGCGATCGTGTGGAAGTTCTGACGAACCCGG
Protein-coding sequences here:
- the hisE gene encoding phosphoribosyl-ATP diphosphatase; this translates as MSDDAAAGDDIEPESETVPDEEVLDALFATIEDRKERLPEGSYTASLFTHEKGENAVLEKIGEEATETILAAKDDDLEELTAESADLVYHLLVLFARKDLDVADLRAELRDRF